The following proteins are co-located in the Rhodococcus opacus B4 genome:
- a CDS encoding ROK family protein, with amino-acid sequence MSTVASVPFSALTVGIDVGGTSIRACVVDDTGEVLDSVQAPTPQSAKALEDALDRAVRELAGRHPVSAVGLAVAGFITPDLTTVRFAPHLPWKNVPVANDLSERLGLPVVLEHDANAAAWAEHRFGAAAGGRNVVMVAIGTGIGAALLIDGTLYRGSHGVAPELGHLQVVPGGRPCACGKRGCWERYCSGTALVDTAIELLAADPTSSTILAREVASDPGSLTGRRIASAARDGDPLAIRTMEEFARWLGVGLAMVGDVYDPDLVVIAGGVSGSAPLFLDHARDVYATLATGSGHRPLARIRETQLGESAQRIGAATLARRSAPVSG; translated from the coding sequence GTGAGTACCGTCGCCTCCGTGCCTTTCTCCGCTCTCACCGTCGGCATCGACGTCGGTGGTACCAGTATCCGGGCCTGCGTGGTCGACGACACCGGCGAGGTGCTCGACTCCGTGCAGGCGCCCACCCCACAATCGGCGAAGGCCCTCGAGGACGCGCTCGACCGTGCCGTCCGTGAACTCGCGGGCCGCCACCCCGTGTCGGCCGTCGGGCTCGCCGTGGCCGGCTTCATCACCCCCGACCTCACCACCGTGCGGTTCGCGCCGCACCTGCCGTGGAAGAACGTTCCGGTCGCCAACGACCTCAGCGAGCGGCTCGGACTGCCGGTGGTCCTCGAACACGATGCAAACGCCGCGGCGTGGGCGGAGCACCGGTTCGGGGCCGCCGCCGGGGGTCGCAATGTGGTGATGGTCGCGATCGGCACCGGCATCGGTGCGGCCCTGCTCATCGACGGCACGCTCTATCGGGGCAGCCACGGTGTCGCTCCCGAACTGGGCCACCTGCAGGTGGTGCCGGGCGGCAGACCCTGCGCCTGCGGCAAGCGGGGGTGCTGGGAACGGTATTGCAGCGGAACCGCTCTCGTGGACACGGCCATCGAACTCCTCGCCGCCGACCCGACGAGTTCGACGATCCTCGCACGCGAGGTGGCGAGCGATCCAGGATCGCTCACCGGCCGCCGGATCGCGAGCGCCGCGCGGGACGGCGACCCGCTCGCCATCCGCACGATGGAGGAATTCGCGCGCTGGCTCGGCGTCGGGCTCGCCATGGTCGGCGACGTCTACGACCCCGATCTCGTCGTCATCGCCGGCGGTGTCAGCGGCTCGGCTCCGCTGTTCCTCGACCACGCCCGGGACGTCTACGCCACTCTCGCAACCGGTTCCGGGCATCGCCCCCTCGCCCGCATCCGCGAAACCCAACTC